The DNA region CCATCTCGTCGTACGGATGGAGTGAACTCCCGTACCCCAGCGTCTGGTTATCCTCGGCGGGTGACCCACGCCCCGGCGCTCCTCGTCATCGACATGCAGAACGCCCTCGCCGCCATCGCCCACCGCGCGGACGAGACCGTCGCCGTCATCGCCGGCCTCCGGGCCCGGGCGCGGGCCGCCGGCGTCCCCGTGATCACCGTCCAGCACCGCGGCGGCGACCTCGAACCCGGCACGGAGGGCTGGCGGATCGTCCCCGAACTCGCCCCGGCGGACGGCGAGACGGTGATCGCCAAGACCAGCGCCGACAGCTTCCTCGACACCGGCCTCGACGCGGCCCTGCGCGCCCTCGGCACCACTGAACTGCTCGTCACCGGCTTCGCCACCGAGATCTGCGTCGACACCACCGCCCGCCAGGCCCTCAGCCGCCGCTACGACCTCGTGCTCGTCGCCGACGGCCACACCACCTCCGTGCGGGAGCCGGGCTCGGGGCCGTACGCCGCGCCCGACGCGTCCGTCGCCCACCACAACGAGATCTTCCGCCACCTGGACTTCCCCGGCCGGTCCGTACGCGTCCTGGCCGCCG from Streptomyces fradiae includes:
- a CDS encoding cysteine hydrolase family protein; protein product: MTHAPALLVIDMQNALAAIAHRADETVAVIAGLRARARAAGVPVITVQHRGGDLEPGTEGWRIVPELAPADGETVIAKTSADSFLDTGLDAALRALGTTELLVTGFATEICVDTTARQALSRRYDLVLVADGHTTSVREPGSGPYAAPDASVAHHNEIFRHLDFPGRSVRVLAAADVDFSPPSAGTSRG